One genomic window of Bradyrhizobium sp. B124 includes the following:
- a CDS encoding SseB family protein — protein sequence MFEPENSLEALMQAAARDASIVPAFYRALLETEIYILTPEAPMKPGRRRSLKFQEEINVATVDFQNMRWHPAFTSKKRIYDYIKEPEVCLGAAARNLFEMLPDSNIWLNPLSECQKPLPATEIALLMSGKIFGMPMKSAR from the coding sequence ATGTTCGAACCGGAAAACAGTCTCGAGGCCCTCATGCAGGCCGCCGCAAGGGACGCCAGCATCGTTCCCGCATTCTATCGCGCGTTGCTCGAGACGGAGATTTACATTCTGACGCCGGAAGCGCCGATGAAACCTGGACGCCGTCGCTCGCTCAAGTTTCAGGAGGAAATCAACGTCGCAACGGTCGATTTCCAGAACATGAGATGGCACCCCGCCTTCACCTCAAAGAAGCGCATCTACGACTACATCAAGGAGCCTGAGGTGTGCCTTGGCGCCGCTGCGCGCAATCTGTTCGAAATGTTGCCTGACTCTAATATCTGGCTTAATCCGTTATCCGAATGTCAGAAGCCGCTGCCCGCCACCGAAATCGCTCTCCTCATGAGTGGCAAGATCTTTGGCATGCCGATGAAGTCCGCGCGATAG